The genomic region GCCAGGCGGTATCCACTGCGCCTCATCCTCTGCGGTCAGTGGCCGAGTCGTCACACGACGGGGCTGGAAGGCAGCGCCGACAGAGGTTCCATTCGATGACAGCGCCACTGCCACGCCGGCGCTGTGTGGAACAAGGGCGGTCTCGGCTGAATCAGCCGCATGTTTGGCTGACTTAGGTTCAGGGAGGGCCAGCGGCAATGAAAGTTCCACCAGTCCACCGGGTACAAGCTGGCGTCGCAGTAGATAGACGATCTCGGCGGGGTGGACAGGCCGCCCCTGCTCCTCTGCCAGCGTGTCGCTCAGGGCCTGGATGCTCCGGCGGCCATCAATCAAACGCACCAGATCAAGCAGGTTATCGGAGATATAGAGGGTTTGCCCTGCTCCCAGCCTGAGCCGGTAGTGAGTGCGTCCGGTAGCGACCCCCGCTCCCACGTTTCCGTTCAATACACGATGGGTGGTTCGCAGGCGGGGAACAAAGGCCAGCAAGGCGGCAACAGGAAGTTGATCAAGGTGCTGCGATGGGAAGACATTGATCGTCGTTGGAAGCGGCCCTTCAGGCGGCGGTGAGAATGGGAATGGATTGGTGGTGGCGCTCTCCATCATACGCCTCCTTGGTTAAGTAAGCAATAGATATTTGCCAGAGATAGCAGATAGGTATAGAAACGGGCGTCTTAGATAAGATCGCGCCCAGATTTCCGCCGATAGGCCAGGGGTCAGACCTGATGCGCGTATCCTGTGACTGGTTCTGGCTAAGTGATGAGATCGCCGCGCTGGAGAAATAGGGATAGAGCAGCCTATCAAGCTCTACTATTGTAAACGCTTAATGCCCCTGGAATGTTACTGAACTCGCCAGAAGTTGGCCGCAAAAAGCATGCCTCTTTAGCAGTCGAACGGGCGCATGGAGAGAAATTGGTCAAAAGGCGCTTACTCATTGCCCGCCTGTCTCTTTGCTATAGAAAAGCGGTGGCTTGCTCCTTGACCGGCTGTGACGCTCCGCGCTATAATTTGAGAGGTATGCGCTGCTTCTGGCGCTTGTCGGGGACGAGTTTGCAAAGCCTTGCCCCAGGGCTATTCCCGTCGCTTTTTGCGTTCCCCGCAGGGCCGTAACATTTTGAGGGTGAAAAAGACTAAGAAATAGATAAACAGGACTCATGCGCTGGTGAAGGCCGAACGCCAGGCGTGAGCGATAGAGGCTACTGACAGCACTTGTGAGGTAGCTGACCAGGAGGTTGCTGATGGATTTGTCGAAATTGTTGACCCGCAAAGGCGCGCCAGAGGGGCAGGAGGGCGAGGATGCAGAACACCCACGTCTTCCGCCAGGGCAATATCTGACGAAGAAATGGCCGGTGCTAAGCTACGAATCAACACCGAAATTTCACCCGGAAAAATGGCAGTTTACGGTGACAGGGCTGGTAGAGGAGCCTTTCACGCTGAGTTGGGATGAATTTCTCGCGCTGCCGCGCGTCACGCTGACGGCAGATTTTCATTGCGTGACGACCTGGAGCCGCTACGATAATACCTGGGAAGGTGTCCATATTCGTACCATTCTGGAGCGGGCCAGGCCCAAACCAGAGGCCAGCTTTGTGAGCGTGCATTCCTGGACTGGCTATACCACCAATCTGCCGCTGGCCGATCTCAATGATGATGATGTTTTGATTGCGCTCAAGCACGATGGCGCTGATCTGCCTTCAGAGCATGGCGGGCCGGTACGGCTGATTGTGCCGAAGCTCTATGCGTATAAGAGCGCGAAGTGGCTGGATGGCCTGGAGTTTCTGGCGAAGGATAAGCCGGGCTTCTGGGAGGTACGCGGCTATCATA from Ktedonobacterales bacterium harbors:
- a CDS encoding LysM peptidoglycan-binding domain-containing protein, whose amino-acid sequence is MMESATTNPFPFSPPPEGPLPTTINVFPSQHLDQLPVAALLAFVPRLRTTHRVLNGNVGAGVATGRTHYRLRLGAGQTLYISDNLLDLVRLIDGRRSIQALSDTLAEEQGRPVHPAEIVYLLRRQLVPGGLVELSLPLALPEPKSAKHAADSAETALVPHSAGVAVALSSNGTSVGAAFQPRRVTTRPLTAEDEAQWIPPGRRAERLRATRHPPLRQQRLRRASYRNLVATFLVILAAGAAFAFAHSGFSRANFTSFDLGTTLFGGPTPTATLSAHQLTPTPTPIPQPRLYIVQAGDTLAKIAGYFNVTEQSLLLVNTMQSPNELKVGRVLIIPTVYHKGANLAKLAYPIFYVVQQGDTLYDIAQRFGTSADALIRFNRISNPSLIKPGDSLVIPAKTQK
- a CDS encoding sulfite oxidase-like oxidoreductase, which produces MDLSKLLTRKGAPEGQEGEDAEHPRLPPGQYLTKKWPVLSYESTPKFHPEKWQFTVTGLVEEPFTLSWDEFLALPRVTLTADFHCVTTWSRYDNTWEGVHIRTILERARPKPEASFVSVHSWTGYTTNLPLADLNDDDVLIALKHDGADLPSEHGGPVRLIVPKLYAYKSAKWLDGLEFLAKDKPGFWEVRGYHNRADPWKEERYW